A part of Paenibacillus sp. sptzw28 genomic DNA contains:
- a CDS encoding NUDIX hydrolase, with protein MKEISAGGVVFRRIDGALQIQLIQDRYGKISLPKGKMEPGETVEQTALREIIEETGMEGIIIAPIDQIKYKYNHELKGLIDKEVHYYLVEAVGGKLQAQIEEIRGVEWFEPSEAWRRQRQAGYNNNDRILAGALKLLGLEVQGSS; from the coding sequence ATGAAAGAAATTTCAGCAGGAGGAGTCGTGTTTCGTCGTATCGACGGGGCGCTGCAAATTCAATTGATCCAGGACCGTTACGGAAAAATATCGCTTCCCAAAGGTAAAATGGAGCCGGGTGAAACGGTCGAGCAAACGGCGCTTCGCGAAATTATCGAGGAAACAGGAATGGAAGGCATCATTATCGCTCCTATCGATCAAATCAAGTATAAATACAACCACGAGTTAAAGGGTTTGATCGATAAAGAGGTGCATTATTACCTCGTGGAAGCAGTCGGCGGCAAGCTGCAGGCGCAGATCGAAGAAATTCGCGGCGTCGAATGGTTCGAGCCTTCCGAAGCATGGCGCCGCCAGCGTCAAGCGGGGTATAACAACAATGACCGCATATTGGCCGGAGCGCTCAAACTCCTTGGCCTGGAGGTGCAGGGTAGCAGTTGA
- a CDS encoding CD3324 family protein, with translation MNYKNGRDVLPPSLLKELQSYIQGELVYIPKLHNQRAGWGEKSGSRIMIERRNEEIYLSYSNGCSVAELERQFHLSGESIRKIVVKMRETKKFHCGDREKEIAHADS, from the coding sequence GTGAACTACAAAAATGGAAGAGATGTGCTTCCCCCTAGTTTGCTGAAGGAGCTTCAATCCTATATCCAAGGCGAACTGGTTTATATTCCGAAGCTTCACAATCAGCGTGCCGGCTGGGGCGAGAAGAGCGGCTCCCGCATCATGATCGAACGGCGGAACGAAGAAATTTACCTTTCATATTCGAACGGATGTTCAGTCGCCGAATTGGAAAGGCAGTTCCATCTGTCGGGTGAAAGCATTCGCAAAATTGTCGTCAAAATGCGCGAAACGAAAAAATTCCATTGTGGAGACAGGGAAAAGGAGATCGCGCATGCCGATTCTTGA
- a CDS encoding class I SAM-dependent rRNA methyltransferase: MGVRREINRIEGEATPGELVDVVTHQGRYLATGYWNPQSQITVRVVSYQPLEAMDEAFFRERFEQCALHRRRFVNGRDCRLVYGEADFLPGLIVDRFGSVLVVQLLTLGMDVHREAIVRSLVDVFAPQGIYERSDVSVRSLEGLEEHTGLLYGECPRIVDIRENGLLLEVDIIEGQKTGYFFDQRENRASIAPLMKGWGERSGIRLEQRTREELPDDAAVVGGTGYTLFLPENGSSANAPESETDNAAVRLEAMRQKVLVPVNPNGKIVTYPYWDGATVLECFAHTGSFTLHACKYGAKKVTCLDVSEHAVETARRNVARNGFEGRVEFVVADAFEYLRMQVKGLEERSERGKSGKADGGGKAVDTSKPLGQAGRTWDVVILDPPAFAKTKSAVPGACRGYKDINLHGMRLVNEGGYLVTASCSYHMRPELFLETIQSAALDAGKTLRLIEWRAAGKDHPQIVGVNEGHYLKFAIFEVRSR, translated from the coding sequence GTGGGTGTTCGCAGGGAGATCAATCGCATTGAGGGAGAAGCCACTCCGGGAGAGTTAGTGGATGTTGTCACTCATCAGGGTCGCTACTTGGCGACAGGCTATTGGAATCCGCAATCGCAAATAACGGTTCGTGTCGTTTCTTATCAACCACTTGAAGCTATGGATGAAGCATTCTTCCGAGAGCGATTCGAGCAGTGCGCACTGCACCGGCGCCGTTTCGTGAACGGGCGCGATTGCCGGCTGGTATATGGAGAGGCGGACTTTCTGCCGGGGCTCATTGTCGACAGGTTCGGAAGCGTACTCGTTGTGCAGCTGCTGACGCTTGGAATGGATGTTCACCGCGAGGCGATTGTCCGATCGCTGGTGGACGTATTTGCTCCGCAGGGAATCTATGAACGCAGCGATGTGTCAGTTCGTTCACTTGAAGGGCTGGAGGAACATACAGGCCTCTTATATGGCGAATGCCCGCGCATCGTGGACATTCGCGAGAATGGTCTGCTGCTTGAGGTTGACATAATAGAAGGCCAGAAAACCGGCTATTTCTTCGATCAACGCGAGAACCGGGCTTCTATTGCTCCGTTGATGAAGGGTTGGGGAGAGCGCAGCGGAATCCGTCTCGAGCAAAGAACTCGGGAGGAATTGCCGGATGACGCGGCTGTTGTAGGCGGTACGGGTTACACATTGTTTTTACCTGAAAACGGATCCTCGGCCAATGCTCCCGAGTCCGAGACGGATAACGCAGCCGTCAGGCTCGAAGCAATGCGGCAAAAGGTACTCGTCCCCGTAAATCCGAACGGCAAAATCGTCACCTATCCATATTGGGACGGCGCGACTGTGCTTGAATGCTTCGCACATACGGGAAGCTTCACGCTTCATGCCTGTAAATACGGCGCGAAGAAAGTAACCTGCCTGGACGTTTCCGAGCATGCGGTCGAGACAGCGCGGCGGAATGTCGCCCGCAACGGTTTCGAGGGTCGCGTGGAATTCGTCGTGGCAGACGCATTTGAATATTTGCGCATGCAGGTGAAAGGATTGGAAGAGCGTTCGGAGCGGGGGAAGAGTGGCAAAGCAGACGGTGGCGGCAAAGCTGTCGATACCTCGAAGCCACTTGGACAAGCAGGACGAACCTGGGATGTCGTCATTCTTGACCCGCCCGCTTTTGCAAAAACCAAAAGCGCTGTACCGGGCGCATGCCGCGGCTACAAGGACATCAACCTTCATGGAATGAGGCTTGTCAACGAAGGCGGCTACCTTGTCACAGCCAGCTGTTCATACCATATGCGGCCTGAGCTGTTTCTTGAGACGATCCAGTCGGCGGCCCTCGATGCCGGCAAAACGCTTAGATTAATCGAATGGCGGGCGGCGGGCAAGGATCATCCGCAAATTGTCGGGGTCAACGAAGGACATTATTTGAAATTCGCGATCTTCGAGGTCCGCAGCCGTTAG
- a CDS encoding DUF1854 domain-containing protein, whose amino-acid sequence MRDPYEIYILEPGRVLFSRGSGGVFQGVIDGKEYEEIIVHRAFPFLYTLQYISIRDAKGEEIGVIRDIGQLDQESRKEIERELQFRYFLPRVTHVESVKQRSDLWIWELQTNLGPTRLVMRNLHEHMQFPGGGRIVLTDMNGKRCEIGDWKTLDGHSRKQLRDVI is encoded by the coding sequence ATGAGGGACCCTTATGAAATTTATATTCTTGAGCCGGGCCGCGTCTTGTTCAGCCGCGGCTCCGGCGGAGTATTTCAAGGTGTCATCGATGGAAAGGAATACGAGGAAATTATTGTTCACCGGGCTTTCCCGTTTCTGTATACACTTCAATATATATCCATCCGAGATGCGAAGGGTGAGGAAATCGGCGTCATTCGCGATATCGGCCAGCTGGATCAGGAGAGCCGGAAGGAGATTGAGCGTGAGCTGCAGTTCCGCTACTTCCTGCCGCGGGTAACGCACGTGGAAAGCGTCAAACAACGATCCGATCTGTGGATCTGGGAGCTGCAGACGAATTTGGGGCCAACCCGGCTCGTGATGCGGAATTTGCACGAGCATATGCAGTTTCCCGGCGGAGGCCGCATCGTTCTGACCGACATGAACGGCAAACGATGCGAGATCGGCGATTGGAAAACGCTCGACGGCCACAGCCGCAAGCAGCTGCGCGATGTTATATAA
- the mraY gene encoding phospho-N-acetylmuramoyl-pentapeptide-transferase, translated as MNSAILSISSISFLLVAALTPLLIWSLRSLKLIQPIRAELPPDHQAKRGTPLMAGIVLFIGIVTSIAYYPKPLVLFLAAVFVFFGAIGFMDDFKKAAFQDPSGISGKTKLVLQFGFAAGLLYVLMSQFSLMPTIAVYKDYAIGLPVVVYAAVVLLFVVGTANAINFTDGLDGLLINAAIPTYFFFFIISDHIEVKLFALVMIACLLGLFIYNIYPAKAFMGDTGSLAIGGSLSFLAVLEKVELLIPILFFVYLAEQLSVILQVWYYRKTKLRLFRMAPVHFHFSLKYGWRENKIVLFFGFVSWFCALLSWIIWYLFLKN; from the coding sequence ATGAACAGTGCGATTTTGAGCATTTCAAGTATTTCCTTTCTGCTTGTGGCGGCGCTGACCCCGTTACTGATTTGGAGTCTTCGCAGTCTGAAGCTGATTCAGCCCATTAGAGCCGAGCTGCCCCCGGACCATCAAGCCAAACGGGGGACGCCGCTTATGGCGGGTATTGTTTTGTTCATTGGTATCGTTACATCCATAGCTTATTATCCGAAACCGCTTGTGCTTTTTCTCGCTGCGGTGTTCGTCTTCTTCGGAGCGATCGGATTCATGGATGACTTTAAAAAAGCGGCCTTCCAGGACCCGTCGGGTATCTCGGGCAAGACCAAGCTGGTCTTACAATTCGGGTTCGCGGCCGGGTTATTGTACGTATTGATGAGTCAATTTTCGTTAATGCCGACTATTGCCGTCTATAAGGACTACGCGATAGGGCTGCCTGTCGTCGTCTATGCGGCTGTTGTCCTGCTGTTTGTGGTAGGTACAGCCAATGCGATCAATTTCACGGACGGACTGGACGGTCTGCTCATTAACGCGGCCATTCCGACTTATTTCTTCTTTTTCATCATATCGGACCATATTGAAGTCAAGCTGTTTGCTCTTGTGATGATCGCGTGTCTGCTCGGGCTGTTTATATATAACATATATCCGGCAAAAGCTTTCATGGGCGATACAGGGTCGCTTGCCATCGGCGGCTCTTTATCCTTTCTGGCCGTTCTGGAAAAGGTGGAGCTGCTCATTCCTATCTTGTTTTTTGTTTATTTGGCCGAGCAGTTATCGGTGATTTTACAGGTCTGGTACTACAGAAAGACGAAGCTGCGTTTGTTCCGAATGGCGCCCGTTCACTTTCATTTCAGTCTGAAATACGGCTGGAGGGAAAATAAAATCGTGCTTTTCTTCGGATTCGTTTCATGGTTCTGCGCCCTGCTTTCCTGGATCATATGGTACTTATTTTTGAAAAACTAA
- a CDS encoding ABC transporter ATP-binding protein, with the protein MPILDQLPGAIRLALPEEPLFSARTDLLSDGRFGEQWLTITEAEITVWNGTGEPISTISVIELKDARAVGGIGGGTLLADTLGGPVVVVRYTAALTSVFGFAAKLLGSIAKGEERPLLSEKELPQQCPKCRNPLQEGTQTCPVCKNNGKVMLRMLGYAKPFKLQMIAAAIMLVITTLVELIPPYLTKVMLDDVLQPKNTGSTLLWIVLGLAATSLVMTVMQTVRGLIGVWVGSKLMGDLRRDIYNALMRLSLAFFDRRQTSQFIGRVNSDSEAMRQFMTEGVIWVTGESLRVIAIFIIMFNLNWQMTLLAILPMPLMIIVSLTIWPMIGRRWYQQWRSIFRLNLIVGDSLQGIRVVKAFGQETTEISRYKEANQDVVRNNIRIEGLWQGMFPLFSLVAGVGTLLIWYYGGWSVLNGELSLGVLMALIAYLGMLLGPLQWVSQMINWASHALSAADRVFEIMDTPSEVPDTRDPAPIGRVKGEVVFSNVTYGYEKHHPVLKNIDLRVSAGEMVGLVGHSGAGKSTFINMICRFYDTDEGRITIDGVDLRNISQTDLRKQIGVVLQETFLFDGTIAENIAYSKPDATPEEIMRAAKIANAHDFIVRLPDGYDTRVGERAIGCRAARSSAFQSPARSFMIPVS; encoded by the coding sequence ATGCCGATTCTTGATCAGCTCCCCGGGGCGATCCGCTTGGCCCTTCCGGAAGAACCGTTGTTCAGCGCCAGGACGGATTTGCTCAGTGACGGCCGGTTCGGGGAGCAGTGGCTCACAATAACGGAAGCAGAAATTACAGTGTGGAACGGCACTGGCGAGCCGATATCCACAATATCGGTCATAGAGCTGAAGGATGCCCGTGCCGTAGGCGGAATAGGCGGCGGAACACTGCTGGCCGACACACTCGGCGGACCGGTTGTGGTGGTCCGCTACACGGCCGCTTTAACATCGGTTTTCGGCTTTGCCGCCAAGCTGCTCGGCTCGATCGCGAAGGGCGAGGAGCGCCCGCTCCTGTCGGAGAAGGAGCTTCCGCAGCAATGTCCCAAATGCCGGAACCCTCTGCAGGAAGGAACGCAAACGTGTCCCGTCTGCAAAAATAACGGCAAAGTCATGCTCCGCATGCTCGGATATGCCAAACCGTTCAAGCTGCAGATGATTGCAGCCGCCATCATGCTTGTTATAACGACACTGGTGGAGCTTATTCCGCCTTACTTGACCAAAGTCATGCTCGACGATGTACTTCAGCCGAAAAATACGGGATCCACTCTTCTCTGGATCGTACTCGGGCTGGCCGCTACCTCGCTCGTAATGACGGTCATGCAGACCGTCCGCGGTCTGATCGGCGTCTGGGTCGGCTCCAAATTGATGGGCGATTTGCGCCGCGATATTTACAACGCACTCATGCGGTTATCGCTCGCGTTCTTCGACAGACGCCAGACATCGCAGTTCATCGGCCGGGTCAACAGCGATTCGGAAGCAATGCGGCAGTTTATGACCGAAGGCGTGATCTGGGTAACCGGAGAATCTCTGAGAGTAATCGCCATCTTTATCATCATGTTCAATCTCAATTGGCAGATGACCCTGCTCGCCATTCTGCCCATGCCGCTAATGATCATTGTTTCCTTGACCATCTGGCCGATGATCGGCCGGCGTTGGTACCAGCAGTGGCGGTCCATATTCCGGTTGAACCTGATTGTCGGAGACTCTCTGCAGGGTATCCGCGTCGTCAAGGCGTTCGGTCAGGAAACGACCGAAATATCACGGTATAAGGAAGCTAATCAAGACGTGGTACGGAATAACATCCGGATCGAAGGGCTATGGCAGGGCATGTTTCCGCTCTTCTCTCTCGTCGCCGGTGTCGGAACGCTGCTCATCTGGTACTACGGCGGCTGGTCGGTGCTGAACGGAGAATTGTCGCTCGGCGTGCTGATGGCGCTGATCGCCTATCTCGGCATGCTGCTCGGACCGCTGCAGTGGGTCAGCCAAATGATCAACTGGGCGAGCCATGCCCTGTCGGCGGCCGATCGGGTATTTGAAATCATGGATACCCCTTCGGAGGTGCCCGATACGAGAGATCCAGCCCCTATCGGACGCGTGAAAGGTGAAGTGGTGTTCAGCAACGTAACCTACGGCTACGAGAAGCACCACCCCGTTCTGAAAAATATCGACCTGCGGGTAAGCGCAGGCGAAATGGTCGGATTGGTCGGCCATTCCGGTGCGGGAAAATCGACATTCATCAATATGATTTGCCGGTTTTACGATACCGACGAAGGCCGGATTACGATTGACGGCGTCGATCTGCGCAATATAAGCCAGACCGACCTGCGCAAGCAGATCGGAGTCGTGCTGCAGGAGACGTTTCTGTTCGACGGCACGATTGCCGAGAACATCGCCTACTCGAAACCTGACGCGACGCCGGAAGAGATTATGCGCGCGGCCAAAATCGCCAACGCGCACGATTTTATCGTACGGCTGCCGGACGGATACGATACTCGTGTCGGCGAACGGGCCATAGGCTGTCGGGCGGCGAGAAGCAGCGCGTTTCAATCGCCCGCGCGATCATTCATGATCCCCGTATCCTGA
- a CDS encoding Na/Pi cotransporter family protein, with amino-acid sequence MFHSIIVPMLTGLAVFLLGMKAMELALHRSVGKHLHSLLRKSTATPVHGLLVGTATTAVLQSSTAVTVMSIGLVNARLLTFPRTLGIVLGTNIGTCLTTELIGLNLNQLAWPLLESSLALWLLTALVGEMGLVPGRSESEWLQPLRSGAVIVGGFALLLIGIGIMQSIAPAVQSSGLFAVFLSHAEDSVLWGLAAGIVLSAAVHSSAAVIGIIMGLASVGAMPVEIGIAVVLGANVGTCITALLASLGATRSGRFVAWSHVILNVGGAVLFMPFVTELQHASAWFSVSPSSQIAHAQTIFNILSSLIALPFCYLPALRRLSPD; translated from the coding sequence ATGTTCCATTCAATCATCGTCCCCATGCTAACTGGACTTGCCGTCTTCCTGCTTGGCATGAAAGCGATGGAGCTTGCGCTTCACCGCTCGGTCGGCAAACACCTTCACAGTCTGCTTCGGAAATCGACAGCGACACCCGTTCACGGTCTCCTCGTCGGGACAGCAACAACGGCCGTTCTGCAGAGCAGCACGGCCGTTACGGTCATGTCGATCGGCCTCGTCAACGCCAGACTGCTTACCTTCCCGCGTACGCTTGGCATCGTGCTCGGCACGAATATCGGGACTTGCCTTACAACCGAACTGATCGGCCTGAATTTAAATCAGCTGGCATGGCCCTTGCTCGAGTCCTCGCTTGCTCTATGGCTGCTTACAGCGCTTGTCGGCGAGATGGGACTTGTTCCGGGAAGATCCGAAAGCGAATGGCTTCAACCGCTCCGAAGCGGTGCCGTTATAGTAGGCGGATTCGCGCTCCTCCTCATCGGAATAGGAATTATGCAATCCATTGCCCCTGCCGTCCAATCAAGCGGTTTATTCGCCGTTTTTCTAAGCCACGCCGAAGACAGCGTTCTATGGGGGCTCGCCGCAGGCATTGTGCTGAGCGCCGCCGTTCACAGCAGCGCTGCCGTCATCGGTATCATAATGGGACTCGCTTCGGTAGGGGCAATGCCCGTTGAAATCGGCATCGCCGTAGTGCTCGGAGCCAATGTCGGCACCTGTATAACAGCTCTGCTAGCATCGCTTGGCGCTACAAGATCAGGCCGGTTCGTCGCGTGGTCGCATGTAATTCTTAATGTCGGCGGTGCCGTCCTGTTCATGCCTTTTGTGACGGAGCTGCAGCATGCATCCGCCTGGTTCAGCGTGTCGCCTTCCTCACAAATCGCTCATGCCCAAACGATATTCAATATATTGAGCTCCCTGATTGCCCTTCCGTTTTGTTATCTTCCGGCTTTACGGCGTCTGTCGCCAGACTGA
- the addB gene encoding helicase-exonuclease AddAB subunit AddB: protein MALRFVIGRSGTGKTHFCLDEIRKNVLEEPDGPPLVMLVPEQATFQTEYALLRSPELTGTIRAQALSFRRLAFRIMQETGGTALVPISENGKNMLLYKIVHRLGDRLQLFQGSESQPGFIERLGELMTEWKRYGIGMDDIVSFNDLHRAGTGNPLLGRKLHDLQMIGTQMAAELDGLYIDAEDYLTWLTKGFGAAASMRGTRLWVDGFHGFTPKEFEALEALMRESEDVTITLCLDRLYGAEERPHELDMFRPTAETFLTLRELAIKNGIEVLEPLMLGEEPPIRFRNSPMLAHVERHYRDRAPLRLPEEELGNGGVSLHAAAHRRAEVEAVARDIVRRVRDESLRYRDLAVMVRNAPDYNDYITAVFADYEIPFFLDQKNAALHHPLVEFIRSALEIAVHGWRYEAVFRCIKTELLLPEDGGVTRESFDLLENYALAAGIDGNRWLTRSSWKPLMRDSLDGEAAVAGQPEQRMLQAVLAAREAVVPPLHKFNRALKKAANVQEMCEALYKLLINIDAPDRLERWSRQAAASGQTQRAREHRQLWDGVMNVLDQLAEMTGGETLPVQLFAGMIETGLESLKLAAVPPSLDQVLIGSIDRTRSGRVRVCYVLGANDGVMPQRIQEDGVLTEQERETLENGGLKMAPGVRRRLLDERFLIYNALTTPSRHLWISWPMADEEGKSLHPSEVIRQMKQMFPGISEHMLMGEPLPGMTEDDQQSFIVHPERTLSYVINQLRAWRQGTDIAPMWWEAFNWYAVRPNWQDKLGRLVRSLDFTNIVPSLSPETADQLYGKLLRGSVSRMERFVSCPFQHFAIHGLRLRERELFRLGAPDIGQLFHAALSRLAASLGERWGMMSQEQIRAESAGVVDELALRLQSQILFSSSRNRYIARKLKDIVAQAAVILGEHARRAQFQPVGLEIDFGPDGQLPPVTIPLANGRVMEMAGRIDRVDAAQTEDGLLLRVIDYKSGATQLRLEEVAYGLALQMLTYLDVLLSAAPEWLGQPAKPAGVLYFHVHNPVISASNVLSPDKARGERLKRFKLKGLVLADETTARMMDGALETGYSELLPLALKRDGGFYSSSSVVSHEQWDTLRKSVRTTLRRIGDRIAGGDVAIAPYRLGAKSPCRYCAYKPVCQFDPLIEGNAYTKLYKPGKDEVWQLLAAGESDAVEFDLIQRLGGARESFKAEGGKDDDGSD, encoded by the coding sequence ATGGCGCTCCGTTTTGTAATAGGCAGGTCGGGAACAGGGAAAACGCACTTCTGTCTCGATGAAATACGCAAGAACGTATTGGAGGAGCCTGACGGGCCGCCGCTCGTAATGCTCGTGCCGGAGCAGGCGACGTTCCAAACGGAGTACGCGCTGCTGCGCAGCCCGGAGCTGACAGGGACGATACGGGCGCAGGCGCTGAGCTTCCGGCGGCTTGCCTTCCGGATCATGCAGGAAACAGGCGGAACAGCGCTCGTTCCCATTAGCGAGAACGGCAAAAACATGCTGCTTTATAAAATCGTACACCGGCTCGGAGATCGCCTGCAGTTGTTTCAGGGGAGCGAATCGCAGCCCGGTTTCATCGAGCGGCTCGGCGAGCTGATGACGGAATGGAAGCGTTACGGGATCGGTATGGACGATATCGTCTCGTTTAACGATTTGCACCGGGCGGGAACCGGAAACCCGCTGCTCGGGCGAAAGCTCCATGACCTGCAGATGATCGGGACGCAGATGGCGGCCGAACTGGACGGCTTATACATAGATGCTGAGGATTACTTGACCTGGCTGACCAAAGGATTTGGCGCCGCCGCTTCCATGCGGGGAACCCGGTTATGGGTGGATGGCTTTCACGGTTTTACGCCCAAAGAATTCGAAGCGCTTGAAGCGCTTATGCGCGAGTCGGAGGATGTAACGATAACGCTGTGTCTCGACAGGCTTTACGGGGCGGAGGAGCGGCCTCACGAGCTGGATATGTTCCGCCCGACGGCGGAAACGTTTCTTACGCTGCGCGAGCTGGCGATAAAGAACGGGATCGAAGTTCTCGAGCCGCTCATGCTCGGCGAGGAGCCGCCAATAAGATTCCGAAACAGCCCGATGCTGGCACATGTGGAACGGCACTACAGGGATCGTGCGCCGCTGCGCCTCCCGGAGGAGGAACTGGGGAACGGCGGCGTATCGCTGCATGCGGCAGCACATCGGCGCGCCGAAGTGGAAGCGGTAGCCCGCGATATTGTGCGAAGAGTCCGGGACGAAAGCCTCCGCTACCGGGACCTTGCCGTAATGGTCCGCAACGCGCCGGATTATAACGACTACATAACTGCGGTGTTTGCTGACTACGAGATTCCATTTTTTCTCGATCAAAAAAACGCGGCTCTTCATCATCCCCTCGTAGAGTTCATTCGTTCCGCTCTTGAAATTGCAGTGCACGGCTGGCGGTACGAAGCCGTATTCCGCTGTATAAAGACGGAGCTGCTGCTGCCCGAAGACGGCGGCGTTACCCGGGAATCCTTCGATCTGCTGGAAAATTACGCGCTTGCCGCAGGCATCGACGGCAACCGCTGGCTGACCCGCAGCAGTTGGAAGCCGCTCATGCGCGATTCGCTGGACGGAGAAGCGGCGGTAGCCGGGCAGCCGGAACAGCGGATGCTTCAGGCGGTTCTCGCCGCGCGGGAAGCGGTTGTGCCGCCGCTGCATAAGTTTAATCGCGCTTTGAAAAAGGCTGCAAACGTGCAGGAGATGTGTGAAGCATTGTATAAGCTTCTTATCAACATCGATGCCCCCGACCGGCTGGAGAGATGGAGCCGGCAGGCTGCGGCGTCGGGTCAAACGCAGCGCGCACGGGAGCACAGGCAGCTGTGGGACGGCGTAATGAACGTGCTCGACCAGCTGGCTGAAATGACCGGTGGCGAGACGCTGCCGGTTCAATTGTTCGCCGGAATGATCGAAACCGGTCTTGAAAGTCTCAAGCTTGCGGCCGTGCCTCCGTCGCTCGATCAGGTGCTGATTGGCAGCATCGACCGTACGAGGTCAGGACGGGTACGGGTTTGTTACGTGCTTGGTGCGAATGACGGTGTTATGCCGCAGCGGATACAGGAGGATGGCGTGCTTACCGAGCAGGAGCGGGAGACGCTTGAGAACGGCGGACTCAAGATGGCGCCGGGTGTAAGAAGACGGCTGCTCGACGAGCGTTTTCTTATCTATAATGCGCTCACGACGCCGAGCCGTCATCTCTGGATAAGTTGGCCGATGGCTGATGAAGAAGGAAAGAGTCTTCATCCGTCCGAGGTTATTCGTCAGATGAAGCAGATGTTTCCCGGCATTTCCGAACATATGCTCATGGGCGAGCCTCTGCCGGGAATGACCGAGGACGACCAGCAATCGTTTATCGTCCATCCGGAGCGGACTTTGTCCTATGTGATCAATCAGCTTCGGGCTTGGCGGCAGGGTACAGACATCGCTCCGATGTGGTGGGAGGCCTTCAACTGGTATGCGGTACGGCCAAACTGGCAGGACAAGCTGGGAAGGCTTGTGCGGTCGCTTGATTTTACCAACATTGTACCTTCATTATCCCCCGAGACGGCAGATCAGCTTTACGGCAAGCTGCTGCGGGGCAGCGTCTCCCGGATGGAGCGTTTCGTCTCCTGTCCGTTCCAGCATTTCGCCATTCACGGCTTGCGCCTGCGAGAACGGGAGCTGTTCCGGCTCGGCGCTCCGGACATCGGGCAGCTGTTCCATGCGGCGCTCAGCCGTCTGGCCGCTTCTCTCGGAGAGCGCTGGGGGATGATGAGCCAGGAACAAATCCGCGCTGAATCGGCAGGCGTCGTAGATGAGCTGGCCTTGCGGCTGCAATCGCAAATCCTGTTCAGCAGCAGCCGCAACCGTTATATCGCGCGCAAGCTGAAGGACATCGTCGCCCAAGCTGCCGTCATACTTGGCGAGCATGCGCGCAGAGCGCAATTTCAGCCGGTCGGCCTTGAAATCGATTTTGGACCGGACGGCCAGCTGCCTCCGGTAACCATTCCGCTGGCAAACGGCCGGGTTATGGAAATGGCTGGACGGATCGACCGCGTGGATGCCGCCCAAACCGAGGACGGCTTGCTGCTAAGGGTCATCGATTATAAATCCGGTGCGACTCAGCTCAGGCTGGAGGAAGTCGCTTACGGACTTGCGCTGCAAATGCTGACTTATCTGGACGTGCTGCTCAGCGCCGCGCCTGAATGGCTCGGGCAGCCTGCCAAACCTGCGGGCGTGCTTTATTTTCATGTCCATAATCCGGTCATATCGGCCTCTAATGTGCTGAGTCCGGACAAAGCGAGAGGGGAACGGCTCAAACGGTTTAAGCTGAAAGGGCTGGTGCTTGCGGACGAAACGACAGCCCGGATGATGGACGGGGCGCTGGAAACCGGCTATTCAGAGCTGCTGCCTCTCGCCCTGAAGCGCGACGGAGGATTTTACAGCAGCTCATCGGTCGTGTCCCACGAGCAATGGGACACGCTGAGAAAGTCGGTGCGAACCACTCTGCGCCGAATCGGCGACCGGATCGCCGGAGGGGACGTGGCCATTGCGCCATACCGGCTGGGAGCCAAATCGCCCTGCCGATATTGCGCTTACAAGCCCGTCTGCCAATTTGATCCGCTTATTGAAGGAAACGCTTATACCAAGCTGTATAAGCCCGGTAAAGATGAGGTTTGGCAGCTGCTCGCTGCAGGCGAATCTGATGCAGTGGAGTTTGATCTCATCCAAAGGCTGGGCGGAGCAAGAGAGAGTTTCAAAGCGGAAGGAGGGAAAGACGATGACGGCAGCGATTGA